The Tessaracoccus aquimaris sequence TTCCTCGCGCTGCGTGTCGGTCACTGCGCCGCTGACGTCGCGGAGAAGTCCCGCATCGACCATGTCGTGCATCTTGAGCCCGCCGCGCTGCATGAAGACGTCGGGGGCGTCGGGCGAGTTGAGCGCGGTCTGGAGCTTGCCGTCGAAGTCCTCGTTCTGCACGGCCTGGGCCCGGATGGTGACGCCGGGATGCGACGCCTCGAACTCGGAGACCAGGTTGTCCCAGAACGCCTTGCCGTCGCCGGTGGTGGCGTTGTGCCAGAACGTCATCTCGGTCGCTTGGGGGGCTCCGGGCGAGCCGGTCTGCGCAGGGTCACTGGTGGCGGGCGAGCACGCCGCGACCCCCAGACAAGCGACGACGGCGACCGACAGGGCCTTGACGCTCCTGATTGCTCGTTTCATTGTTCCTCCTCGTCGAGGATTGAGATAGTTTCGCGAACCTGCTGGCCGCAGATGTGACCATAAGCGAGCCTTCTGCCCGAGGCAGCCTCCGGCATGGAACACGGAGCAAAGCCCTACGAAACTTTCGTCCAAGATGCGTCGTTCCGCGATGCGTATCCCCGCGTCGGATGGCATTGTGTGAGCATGCTCCTGCGACGCCGCCCGTTCACGCCCCTTCCCGCTCCACCCGGCCCGGGCCGGCGCGCGGTGCGAGAGGAAGCGGACGCGGTCCCCTCGCAGGCTCGTCCGCACGGGTCGCTGTGAGCCGCCGCGTCACCATCGCCGAGATCGCCGAGCGGGCGGGGGTGTCGGTCAGCACCGTGTCGAAGGTCCTCAACGGCCGGCCCGGCGTCGGGGCGGCGCGTAGGGACAAGATCCTGGCGATCCTCGAGGACACCTCGTACCGGAGGCGTGGGGAGGGTCGCCGCTCGCGCAGCGGGCTGATCGACGTGGTCCTTGCCGACGTCTACGGCCTCTGGTCGGCGCGCATCCTCTTCGGTGCCGAGGGCGAAGCGTCCCGCGCGGGGGTGGCGCTTGTCGTCAGCGCCCTGCACAACCGCACCCTCGGCAACAAGCACTGGGTGGAGAAGTTCAAGGAGCGACGCTCAGACGGCCTGGTGGTCGTGGCGTCGAAGCTCCGCCCGGAGTTGGGGGCCGAACTGCGGCGGCTCCGGGTGCCATACGTCGTCCTCGACCCGCTCGGTGCCATTCCCGAGGCGGTACCGACCATCTGCTCGACCAACTTCGCGGGCGCCCGCGACGCGACCCGGCACCTGATCGACCTGGGGCACCGGCGCATCGCCGTCATGACGGGACCCTCCGACCTGCCCTACTCGCAGGAACGCCTCGACGGCTACCGCGCCGCCCTCGCCCGGGCGGGTATCGACTTCGACGACGACCTGGTGCGCCACGGACACATGGACGAGGAGTCGGGATACCGGCTCGGTTGCTCGCTGCTGGAGCTACCCGACCCGCCGACCGCGGTGTTCACCGGCTCGGATCTGCACGCCCACGGCCTCTACACGGCGGCCCGCGAACACAACGTCGCGATCCCCCGCAAGCTCAGCGTGGTCGGCTTCGACAACCTCCAGTCGGGTGAATGGTGTTCACCGAAGCTGACCACCGTCAACCAACCGCTCGAGGCCATGGGAACCCTCGCGATCCGGATCCTGGTGTCGATGTCGCGCGGCGTGGAAGAGCCGGTCGGCAGGCGAATGGAACTCGCCACCACGCTGGTGGTGAGGGAGTCGACCGCACCTCCCCCGCCGGGCCGCTGAGCACTACCGCTGGGTGCCGAGTCGGCTCACGACATCGTCCATCGTCCTGGCGGCCGGTGCCGCGGGCAGCCCCAGCCGGGCGACCAGTTCCAGTTGCCACGGCATCCTGAGCCGGGCGCGGCCGATCAGGTCCGCGTCACCAAGCAGCGCCGGGTCACCCTGCGTGACCGCGCCTCCACACACGACGGCGACCTCGTCGGCCCAGGCGAGGGCGAGGTCGACGTCGTGGGTCGCGAGGACCACGGTCGTGTCCAGTCGGCGCAGCGTGTCAAGCAGTTCGCCGACCCCCATCGGGTCGAGCCCGGCGGTCGGCTCGTCCAGCAGCAGCACCTCGGGGCGCATCGCGACGGCGCCCGCGATGGCGACGCGCTTGCGTTCGCCGTAGCTGAGGTGGTGGGTCGGGCGTTCGGCGAGGTGCGTGATCGACAGCAGGTCGAGGGCCTCCTCGACGCGGGCCCATGCGGCCGAGTCGTCGAGGCCGAGGTTGAGCGGGCCGAAGGACACGTCCTGCGTCACGTCGGCGGAGAACAGTTGGGCGTCCGGGTCCTGCAGCACCAACTGGACGAGGCGGCGGTGCGCGCGCAGCGACGCCCGGTCGTGGCTAAGCGGACGACCGCCGACCTCGACCCTTCCCGCCGACGGGCGCAGTGCCCCGGACAGGCAGCGCAGCAGCGTCGTCTTGCCAGAGCCGTTGGCGCCGAGCAGGGCGATCCTCCGTCCCGCGGCGATCCGCAGGGTGGCGTCGCGGAGCACGACGTGGTCATGGAAGCCCGCCGTGAGGTCGACGGCGGCGAGGAGGGCGCTCATGACAGCACCCAGCAGGCGGCCCAGACGCCCGCGACGCTGGCGACCGCGCCACAGACGAAGCCCCAGTTGCGTTGTCTGCGGGGGCTCAGCGTGCGCATCGCTTCCTCGTAGCCGCGGCCCTCCAGTCCCCGCTGGAGCGCGGTCGCCCGTGCCCAGGTGCGCAGGATGATGCTGCCGAGGGTGTCGGCGACCGCGCGCCAGCGGCGGCGCCACGAGGCCGCGTCACCCAACCGGGCGACCTGCGCCTGGCGGACGGCGAGCGCAGTCGACAGCAGCACGAACAGCAGGCGGTACATCAGGGAGGCGACGTCGAGGAGCGGGTCGGGCACGCGCAGCGAACGCATCCAGGTGACGACGTCGACCATGGGCGTGGTCGTCGCGACGACCATCAGCGCGAGGGTCCCGGCGACGCCGTGCGCGACGAGGCCGAGCGCGGTGCCCAGCCCGTCGGGACTGATCCTCAGGCCTCCGATCCCCCACCCGGTGCCGCCGAACTGGAAGGCCACCGGCAGCGAGCCCATCACCAGGAAGGTGAGCGGGGCGATCATGACGGTGAGCAGCAGGCCCGGCCGGATCCGGGCGGGACCGACGATGAAGAAGACCGACACCGCCGCGACAAGGACGCAGCCGGGCCAGGCGGGCGTCAGCAGCGCGGTGAGGACGAGCGAGACGCTGAGGAGCACCTTCTCCCCCACTCGACGGCGCCGCCAGGGGCTGGCCCAGGCGGCGTCGTCGATGGTGGTCTGGTGGCTAGTCACCGCTGGCGACCGGCTCCAGTTCGCGCCTGATGGCGGCGCGTCCGCGGAGCTGGCCGAGCGCGAACCCGAGCACCGCGCCCCCGATCGCCGCCTGGAGGGCGAACAGCCCGGACTCGATCTCACCCGAGCCGGGTTCGAAGACGGGGCGGAACCAGGGCTCGACGCCCCGCTCCTCGAGGATGCCCGTGACGGTGGCGTCGGTACCGCCGAAGGCCTCTTCACCGTCGGCCGGCTGAGGGGCCATGGCGAAGCTGATCGCGAAGATCAGCGCGATGATGGCGACGAGCCCGGCGCCGATGAACCAATCCTTACGCTGAAACACCGACGGCCTCCTTCTGCTTGAGCACGCCGAGCCGGATCAGCTCGGGCTTAGCCACCCGGGTGAAGAACCCGAACAGCAGCACCCCGAGGACGCCCTCGGCGATCGCGAGCGGGATCTGGGTGAGGGCGAAGACGCTGAGGAACTTCGCGAGCGCCCCGCCGAAGCCCTCGGTGGCGTCGGGGTGCGCGATGGCCAACTGGAGCGAGGTGACGCAGTAGGTGACCAGGTCGGCCACGGCCATGGCCGAGAACACGCCGAGCCAGGTGGGTGCCGAGACCCTGCGCAGCAGCTTCCACATCGCATAGCCGGCCCAAGGGCCCGCGATCGCCATCGAGAAGACGTTTGCGCCGAGCGTCGTCAGGCCTCCGTGGGCGAGCAGCAGGGCCTGGAACAGGAGCACGACGGTGCCGAGGAAGGCCATCACGGGTGGCCCGAACAGGATGGCGCCCGCGCCTGTCCCGGTGGGGTGCGAGGAGCTGCCCGTCACCGACGGGAGCTTGATGGCGGACAGGACGAACGTGAAGGCGCCCGCCGCGGCCAGCAGCAGCTTGTTCTCGGGCGACTCCTTCGACGCGCGGATGACGGCGCGCGCGCCGTGGATCACGAAGGGGGTTGAGGCGGCGAACCATGCCGCGCATTGAAGGGGTGGTAGGAACCCCTCTGCGATGTGCATCGCAGATCTCCTTTCGACGGGATCTCGCGTCCCGTGCTTCCAGGTCGAACAGGTTGAGTTCCTGACTTCCGCATCGCGTGCGGCTCACAGTGGCGCGACCGTCCCGGCTGATTCCCGGGTTCCTCTCGCTGTTCGAGCTTTGTACTTGTGGGGCCAGTCTTGCAGCCGGGATTCCGGGCGGATCGGCGGGGTCGGATAGCCGTCAGGAGCGCCCGACGACGGTGCCTGCGCGGTCGATGCAGACGACGTCGACCGCCACGGGGGCCCCCTTGAGGACCCGCATCGCCTGGTCGCGCGCCGCGGCGGCGACGGCGTCTCCGAGGGGGACGCCCGCCGCCTCGCAGGCCTGCAGTGCCCCCATGGCGGTGTTGGCGGCGCGGACGACGGCCACCAGGTCGGGCGTGGCTCCGGCCGAGGAGGCCAGGTCGGCGAGATGGCCCGTGTCGACGGAGGTGCGGTGCGAGTGGAGGTCGAGGTGGCCGTTGGCGAGCTTGCTGAGCTTGGCAAACCCGCCCACCAGCGACAGCCGCTCGACGGGGTGCCTGCCGACGTACTTCAGGACGGCGCCCGCGAAGTCGCCCATGTCGAGCAGCGCCAACTCGTCGAGGCCGAAGAGTTCGGTCGCCACCCGCTCTGACGTCGACCCCGTGCAGCCCGCGAGGTGCTGCAGGCCGGCCGCGCGGGCGACATCGACGCCGCGGCGGATCGAGTCGATCCACGCGCTGCACGAGTAGGGCACCACGACGCCGGTGGTGCCGAGGATCGAGATGCCCCCGACGATGCCGATCCGCGGGTTCCACGTCCGCCGGGCAAGCTCTGCTCCCCGTCGACGGAGATCTCGACGACGACGTCGGTGGCCACCCCGTGGCGCGCCGACACCTCGGCGAGGTTGTCGGCGATGTAGCGGCGCGGCACCGGGTTGATGGCGGGCTCGCCGACGTCGAGGGGCAGCCCGGGCAGCGTCACGGTGCCGACGCCCGCTCCCCCGACGAAGCGGACGCCCGCGCCCGGCGGTGCCTGGGAGACGGCTACCCGGACGATGGCGCCGTGCGTCACGTCGGGGTCGTCGCCGGAGTCCTTGACGACCGCCCCCTCGGCCCGCCGCGGCGTCAGTGACTCGTGCGTCAGGGTGAACGTCGGGCGGTGGCCGCCGGGAAGCGTCACCTCGACCGCGTCGGGGAACCGGCCGGACAGCAGCGCCTCCCAGGCTGCCTTCGCGGCGGCAGCGGAGCAGGCGCCGGTCGTCCAGCCAGGCCGCAGTCCCGACGAGCGGAGTTGGCCCTTGCGTCCTCCCTCGGACACGCTCAGTCCTGTCGGGAGGTGTTGGTCAGTTCGTCGGTGGAGGCGATCGCGTTGACGGCGGCCACCGTCATGGCGCTGCCGCCGCGCCGTCCGCGCACGACCAGGTACTCCAGCCCTAGGTCGTTGGCGGCGAGCGCCTCCTTCGACTCGGCGGCGCCGACGAAGCCGACGGGGATGCCGACGACCGCGGCCGGCCGAACCCCGGTCGCACGGACCACCTCCAGCAGTCGGAACAGCGCGGTCGGCGCGTTCCCGATGGCGACGACGGCCCCCTCGAGGCGCGGCAGCCACAGGTCGACCGCGGCCATGGTCTTGGTGATCCCCTCGCGCCGGGCGACCTCGGCGAGCGCGGGGTCCTTGATGTGGCAGATCACGTCGTTGGAGCGCGGGAGGCGCGAGGTGATGATGCCGGTGGCGACCATCGACGAGTCGCACAGGATCGCGGCCCCCGCCCGCAGTGCTGCGTTGGCGCGTGCCACCACGGCGGGAGTGAAGGCCACGTCGTCGGCGATGTCGGTGGCCCCGGCGGCGTGCACCATGCGCACCACGACTCGGCTCACGTCTTCGGGGAACCGGGCAAGGTCGGTCTCGTCGCGGATGATCCGGAACGACTCCTCGTAGATCTCGGCCCCCGTCCTCAGGTAGTTCATCGTTCCTCCTGCCCGACGAGCGCCGTGAAGATGGCCTGCCGTACCGACGGGGCGGCGAAGATCGCGTCGCGGACCGCCCGGGAGCGCTGTGGTTCCCGGTTCCCGACGACGGCGATCGTCACGCCGCCGGCCGACTGCGAGGCCGCCGTCCAGGCGGAGCCGCCTGGGGCGTGGTCGGCGCGGACGCAGAACGCGTGCTCTCGCTCTGCCTCGGCCGCGACCGCGGCGTTGACCCGCGGGTCGTCGGTGGCGGCCAACGCGTACCAGGCGCCCGAGAGGTCGCCGTCGCGGTAGCCCCGGCGCTGCCAGCGGAGCCGCCCCGCCTCGGCGAGCCTGACCAGTCCGGGGGTGGCCTCCGGCGCGATCAAGGTGACGTCGGCGCCCGAGTCGAGGAGCCTTTGGACCCGTCGAGAGGAGACGCGGCCAGCGCCGACCACGACGACGCTTCGCCCCTGCAGCAGCAGCCCCGTCAGGTAAGCGGGCGAGCCGGAGGGGGTGGCGTCGGGCAGCGTCTCGCGGTAGCGGTCGATGACGACCTCGGCCAGTTCGTCGCAGTCGCCGATCACCTCGGCGAGGCGTACCTCGGCGTCGGGGTGCGCTGCGGCCCAGGCCTCGGCCTGTTCGAAGGTCCACTGCCGCAGTCTCCCGGGGAAGAGCCAGTGGCCCATCACGACGATCCTGCGGGCGCCACCGGCGTAGGCGCGGTCGAGGCCGTCGGGCAGTCTCGGGTCGGTGACCTGGATGAAGCAGGGCTCGACGGCGCCCCATCCGCCCTGTTCGTAGTGCATCCGGGCGAGCCGGACGTGGTCGGCGTTGGCCTCGGCGACCAGCGCGCCGCGGCCGACGAAGACCAGGGTCGCCTCGCCGGGTTCCCAGTCGCCAAGCGCCGCGTCGAGCCTCTGTCGGACGGCGTCGGTGAGCCGCGGGTCGGCACCGAGGTGGCCCGCGTAGTCGATCCGCGCCTCGGGCACCGACTCGAGGGCCTCCTCGATGAAGGCCGGGATGTCATTGCGGACGTGCCCGCCGGTGCCGAGCATCAGGGGCACCACGACCGCCCGCCCGGCCGGTTCGTCGGCGACCACCTCCCGCAGGGCGTCGGGGATCGTGGGCAGGCTCAGTTCGACGAAGCCGACGGCGACCCGCGCGTCGGGCAGCATCCGGGCGACCCGTTCGCCGAGGCGTCGGCATACGGCCTCGCCTGCCGCGTCGCGGGTGCCGTGGGCGGCGATGATCAGTGGGGTGCTCATGCGTTCTCCTTGGGCATCCAGGCGTAGTCGCGGGGGGTGACCATGCGCAGTTCCCCGCCGCCGGTGGTGACGTACTTCGTGGTGGAGGAGCCGACGACGACCAGCGAGTTCATGTCGACCCATTCGGGCTTGAACTCGGCGAGCGTGCTCATCAGCACCTTCTGGCGGGACCGGCACGCCTGCTGCACGACCGCGATGGGCGTGTCGGGGCCGCGCTGTGCGCCGAGGATCTCCAGCGCTCGGGGCAGGTGCCTGGTGCGGGTGCGGCTGCGCGGGTTGTACAGGGCGACCACGAAGTCGCCGTCGGCGGCGGCGTGCAGGCGCTTCTCGATGTTGTTCCAGTCGGTGTGCAGGTCGGACAGCGACAAGGTGACGTGGTCGTGGCCGAGCGGCGCACCGAGGATCGCCGAGACGGCGAGGCTCGCGGTGACGCCCGGCACGATCTCGACGTCGATGCCCTCGGTGCCCTGCTCAAGCACGGGGCTGGCCATGGCGTAGATCGCCGGGTCGCCACCGCAGACGAGCGCGACGTTCTCCCCCGCTCGCGCCGCCTCAATCGCGGCGGCTGTGCGGGCCTCCTCGGTGCCCATCTTCGACGCGTAGATCCGGGTGCCGGGGCGGGCAAGGTCGCGGATCTGCTTGACGTATGGGCCGTAGCCGACGATGAAGGTGGCCTGTCGCAGCGCGGTCTGGGCGCGCTGGGTGAGCAGGTCGCGGGAGCCAGGGCCGAGGCCGACGACGCTGAGCCTTCCGCGCGCAGGCAGCCGCCCGATCGCGCAGGTGGCGTCGGTGTTGCGCTGCTTGGGGACGATCAACTCCGCTCCGTGGGCAAGCACGGAGGCCTCCGACACGGAAGGCGTGCCGACGTGACCCTCGACGAGAGCGCTGGGGGTCGGCACCTCCTGGCCGGCGAGTTCGTCGGCCGGGTAGTCGATGAGCGGGACGCCGAGGTCCTTGACCAGCTTGAGGAAGCCGATCTCGCCGGCCTTGACGTCGATCGTGGTGATGGCGGCGACCGACTCCAGCGCGAGCCCGTGCTCGGAGAGGGTGTCGGTGAGGAGTTGGCGGATGACGGCGATGTCGGTGCCACGGTTGCAGCCCATCCCGACGACGAGGCTCTTGGGGTGCAGCGTGACGGTGGGAAGCGCCGAGGCCGGGGCCTCGGCGAGGTCGGTGACCACGATCCGGGCGACCGGGTCGTCCGCGTCGCTCGACACGTTCTCGGGCAGCGGCGGTAGCGGCCACCCGGAGGTCTTCTCGACGAGGACGGGCCTGCCGTCGATCAGTGCGCGGGTGACGCCCGCGACGTCGCCGCTGTATGCCCAGCCGAGGGTGTCGAGGGCCGGCAGGTTGAGGGCGTCGGTCGCGGTGGTCAGCACCGGGGTCGCGCCGATCCCCTCGCCGATGCGGCGGGCGAGGTCGTTGGCTCCGCCCGCGTGCCCCCCGACGAGCGGGACGGCGAAGCGGCCCGCCTCGTCGACGACGACCACGCCGGGGTCCGTGACCTTGCTGCGCAGCAGGGGCGCGACGAGGCGGGTGGTGGCGCCGAGCGCCAGGTGGCTGACGATCAGGTCGCACTCGCGCCAGGCGAGCGGGAGCAGGTGCGCGGCGGGGCCGTCGTAGCGCCGGGACGCCACGCCGAGGGCCGCGTCGATCTCGTCGGCTCGGCGGCACGCGGCGGGGCTGCCGACGAGGTGGCCGACGACGGGTTCGGCGCCGGGCGCGCGGTCGCGCGGCGCCTCCGCGGCGATCAGGCCGGGATCGTCCGGGACGCCGTCGAGGACAAGCACGACGTTGGGTTCGGCGACGTCGTCCAGGGCGGAGGCCTGCTCGGCGGTCAGGACGCGGACCCGTTCGTCCGGCTCTCCGAGGCGTTCGGCAAGCACGAAGGTTCGGGCGGGCAGGGCGACCGCGAGTTCCCGGACGCCACCGTCGGCGGAGGTCAGCACCGCGACCTTCCGGTGCCAGCGCGCCGCGGCGATGGCGGCGTCGAGGGGCTTGCCGTGTGCCGAGACCACCAGGGCGTCGTCCCACGGGAGGGCGACGGCGGCGAAGGCCGCCGCGACGGAACTGACGGCGGGCGAGACGGTGACCTCGTGGCCGGCGAGCCGGATCCGGCGCACGATCCCGTGGAAGCCCGGGTCGCCGCTCGCCACGACCAGGACGTCGTCATTCGGGTCGGCCGCGCCGATCCGCTCGAGGGCAGGGGTCAGCGCGCCGAGCACGACCTGGCGTTCGGGTTCGACGCCCAGTTCGGCGAGGTGGCGCCGTCCCCCGACGACGAGCGCGGCGGTGGCGGCGAGGTCCCGGGTCGCCTGGCTCAGTTCGCCCAGGTAGCCGTGCACGTGGATCATCGGGTCTCTCCCTCGAGTCGGACGGCGCCCGCGCCGTTGGCGCGAAGGTCGGTTTGGGCGGTGGCCTCTGCGGCGCGGTACTCGTGCCGGAAGCCGGGGTGGTACAGGTGTGAGCGGGTGCCGCTGTGGCCCTCGGCGAGTGCCGGGCCGACAAGGACGACGGTGTGCTTCCACAACTTGTTCTCGCGCATGGTCGCCGACAACTCGCCGAGCGGGCAGCGCAGCATCATCTCGTCCGGCCAGGAGACCCGGTAACCGACGATGCACGGCGTCTCCGGCGGGTACCCGCCCGCGAGGAGTTCCTCCTGCAGTTGCTTGTTGCGGGCGGCCGAGAGGTAGAGCGCCATGGTGGCGCCGTGGGCAGCGAACCCCTTGACCGTCTCGCGCGGCGGCATGGGGGTGCGGCCGCCCTCGAGCCTGGTGAGGATCAGCGACTGGGACACCTCGGGGATGGTGATCTCCGAGTTCATCCTCGCGGCGGTGGCCGAGTAGGCGGAGACACCGGGGACGGTCTCGAAGTCGAGGCCGAGTTGCCTGCACATCTCGTACTGCTCCCCGGTCGCCCCGTAGATGGACGGGTCTCCGGTATGGACGCGCGCCACGAGCAGGCCCTCGTCTGCGGCGCGTCGGTAGTGGGCCGCGGTGTCCTCCAGCGCCGCGGAGGCCGAGTCGACGACAAGCGCGTCGGGACGGGCTCCAGCGACGATCCCCGGGTGCACCAGGCTGGAGGCCCAGATCACGATGTCGGCGCGGGAGATGACGTCTGCGCCGCGCACGGTGATGAGGTCGGCGGCGCCGGGGCCCGCCCCCACGAAGATGACCTTGCCGCGGTTCACAGCCGTCCCCCCGCCTGGTCGCCGCGGGCGGCGGGAGCCAGCACCGTCGAGAAGTAGGGGGCGGTCGCGTCGTCGTCGAGGTCGGCCAGCCGGATCAGTTCCTGCCGGTCGAGGCCGAGGTTGACGCCGAGCACCGCATCGCGGCCCTTGGATCGCAGGGTCGCCACGACCTCCGGCATCCGCCGTCCGCCCTTGTAGGCGACCACGGTGTCGACGGCGTCGAGCACCCGCTCCAGGGCATCGAGGCCGGCGGTGACGGGGACGAGTGCGAGGGTCTCGGTGCCCTCGACGAGCGGGGTGCGACTGGTGGCGGCAAGGGCCTGCATGGCGGTGATGCCGGGGATCACCTCGACGGCGACGTCGGGGCGGCGCTCCAGGACGTGCGCGGCTAGGTAGGAGAACGTCGAATAGACGCTCGGGTCCCCGACAGTGGCGAAGGCGACGCACCGGGCGCCATCGTCGAACGCGTCCACGGCGGCGGTGGCGGAGGCGAGCCACGCGGCCTTGCGTCGGGGGCTGACGCCGCTGCGGTCGGCCATCGAGAAGGGCACCCGGACGATCCGGGCGTCCGGCGCGTTGGCCAGCACGATCTGTTCCGCCCGGCCCGGCCCGTCGCCGGACTCCTCCGTCGCGGGCACCAGCACCGCGTCGGCGATCTCGAGCGCGCGGGTCGCCTTGAGGGTGATGAGGTCTGGGTCGCCTGGTCCGACTCCGATGCCGATGAGGCGTGGCTGCGATGGGGGATGCGTCATCCTGGTCGCCTTTCTGGGTCTCTCGCCCGAGGTGTGCGGCGCATGGGATGAGTTCCTGACTCCCGCACCATCGGGTGCGGTCACAGTGGCGGGACCGTGCCGGACTTACACCGGCTTCCTCAAGCATTCCCATGCTCGGGTGAAGTCTTGCAGGGGCCGTCAGGACCTCGTCAGGCGGGGTCGCTCAAGGGTGCCGCCACGCGCGACCGCACGGCGATAGGCTCCTGCTACACCACGGACGTGAGGAGACAGGCATGACCACGATGAGGACCGTTCCGCTCGGC is a genomic window containing:
- the cobM gene encoding precorrin-4 C(11)-methyltransferase, producing MNRGKVIFVGAGPGAADLITVRGADVISRADIVIWASSLVHPGIVAGARPDALVVDSASAALEDTAAHYRRAADEGLLVARVHTGDPSIYGATGEQYEMCRQLGLDFETVPGVSAYSATAARMNSEITIPEVSQSLILTRLEGGRTPMPPRETVKGFAAHGATMALYLSAARNKQLQEELLAGGYPPETPCIVGYRVSWPDEMMLRCPLGELSATMRENKLWKHTVVLVGPALAEGHSGTRSHLYHPGFRHEYRAAEATAQTDLRANGAGAVRLEGETR
- a CDS encoding LacI family DNA-binding transcriptional regulator; protein product: MSRRVTIAEIAERAGVSVSTVSKVLNGRPGVGAARRDKILAILEDTSYRRRGEGRRSRSGLIDVVLADVYGLWSARILFGAEGEASRAGVALVVSALHNRTLGNKHWVEKFKERRSDGLVVVASKLRPELGAELRRLRVPYVVLDPLGAIPEAVPTICSTNFAGARDATRHLIDLGHRRIAVMTGPSDLPYSQERLDGYRAALARAGIDFDDDLVRHGHMDEESGYRLGCSLLELPDPPTAVFTGSDLHAHGLYTAAREHNVAIPRKLSVVGFDNLQSGEWCSPKLTTVNQPLEAMGTLAIRILVSMSRGVEEPVGRRMELATTLVVRESTAPPPPGR
- a CDS encoding energy-coupling factor ABC transporter substrate-binding protein, with product MFQRKDWFIGAGLVAIIALIFAISFAMAPQPADGEEAFGGTDATVTGILEERGVEPWFRPVFEPGSGEIESGLFALQAAIGGAVLGFALGQLRGRAAIRRELEPVASGD
- a CDS encoding energy-coupling factor ABC transporter permease gives rise to the protein MHIAEGFLPPLQCAAWFAASTPFVIHGARAVIRASKESPENKLLLAAAGAFTFVLSAIKLPSVTGSSSHPTGTGAGAILFGPPVMAFLGTVVLLFQALLLAHGGLTTLGANVFSMAIAGPWAGYAMWKLLRRVSAPTWLGVFSAMAVADLVTYCVTSLQLAIAHPDATEGFGGALAKFLSVFALTQIPLAIAEGVLGVLLFGFFTRVAKPELIRLGVLKQKEAVGVSA
- the cobJ gene encoding precorrin-3B C(17)-methyltransferase, with amino-acid sequence MIHVHGYLGELSQATRDLAATAALVVGGRRHLAELGVEPERQVVLGALTPALERIGAADPNDDVLVVASGDPGFHGIVRRIRLAGHEVTVSPAVSSVAAAFAAVALPWDDALVVSAHGKPLDAAIAAARWHRKVAVLTSADGGVRELAVALPARTFVLAERLGEPDERVRVLTAEQASALDDVAEPNVVLVLDGVPDDPGLIAAEAPRDRAPGAEPVVGHLVGSPAACRRADEIDAALGVASRRYDGPAAHLLPLAWRECDLIVSHLALGATTRLVAPLLRSKVTDPGVVVVDEAGRFAVPLVGGHAGGANDLARRIGEGIGATPVLTTATDALNLPALDTLGWAYSGDVAGVTRALIDGRPVLVEKTSGWPLPPLPENVSSDADDPVARIVVTDLAEAPASALPTVTLHPKSLVVGMGCNRGTDIAVIRQLLTDTLSEHGLALESVAAITTIDVKAGEIGFLKLVKDLGVPLIDYPADELAGQEVPTPSALVEGHVGTPSVSEASVLAHGAELIVPKQRNTDATCAIGRLPARGRLSVVGLGPGSRDLLTQRAQTALRQATFIVGYGPYVKQIRDLARPGTRIYASKMGTEEARTAAAIEAARAGENVALVCGGDPAIYAMASPVLEQGTEGIDVEIVPGVTASLAVSAILGAPLGHDHVTLSLSDLHTDWNNIEKRLHAAADGDFVVALYNPRSRTRTRHLPRALEILGAQRGPDTPIAVVQQACRSRQKVLMSTLAEFKPEWVDMNSLVVVGSSTTKYVTTGGGELRMVTPRDYAWMPKENA
- a CDS encoding precorrin-8X methylmutase, whose amino-acid sequence is MNYLRTGAEIYEESFRIIRDETDLARFPEDVSRVVVRMVHAAGATDIADDVAFTPAVVARANAALRAGAAILCDSSMVATGIITSRLPRSNDVICHIKDPALAEVARREGITKTMAAVDLWLPRLEGAVVAIGNAPTALFRLLEVVRATGVRPAAVVGIPVGFVGAAESKEALAANDLGLEYLVVRGRRGGSAMTVAAVNAIASTDELTNTSRQD
- the cbiQ gene encoding cobalt ECF transporter T component CbiQ, whose amino-acid sequence is MTSHQTTIDDAAWASPWRRRRVGEKVLLSVSLVLTALLTPAWPGCVLVAAVSVFFIVGPARIRPGLLLTVMIAPLTFLVMGSLPVAFQFGGTGWGIGGLRISPDGLGTALGLVAHGVAGTLALMVVATTTPMVDVVTWMRSLRVPDPLLDVASLMYRLLFVLLSTALAVRQAQVARLGDAASWRRRWRAVADTLGSIILRTWARATALQRGLEGRGYEEAMRTLSPRRQRNWGFVCGAVASVAGVWAACWVLS
- a CDS encoding CbiX/SirB N-terminal domain-containing protein encodes the protein MSTPLIIAAHGTRDAAGEAVCRRLGERVARMLPDARVAVGFVELSLPTIPDALREVVADEPAGRAVVVPLMLGTGGHVRNDIPAFIEEALESVPEARIDYAGHLGADPRLTDAVRQRLDAALGDWEPGEATLVFVGRGALVAEANADHVRLARMHYEQGGWGAVEPCFIQVTDPRLPDGLDRAYAGGARRIVVMGHWLFPGRLRQWTFEQAEAWAAAHPDAEVRLAEVIGDCDELAEVVIDRYRETLPDATPSGSPAYLTGLLLQGRSVVVVGAGRVSSRRVQRLLDSGADVTLIAPEATPGLVRLAEAGRLRWQRRGYRDGDLSGAWYALAATDDPRVNAAVAAEAEREHAFCVRADHAPGGSAWTAASQSAGGVTIAVVGNREPQRSRAVRDAIFAAPSVRQAIFTALVGQEER
- the cobI gene encoding precorrin-2 C(20)-methyltransferase, yielding MTHPPSQPRLIGIGVGPGDPDLITLKATRALEIADAVLVPATEESGDGPGRAEQIVLANAPDARIVRVPFSMADRSGVSPRRKAAWLASATAAVDAFDDGARCVAFATVGDPSVYSTFSYLAAHVLERRPDVAVEVIPGITAMQALAATSRTPLVEGTETLALVPVTAGLDALERVLDAVDTVVAYKGGRRMPEVVATLRSKGRDAVLGVNLGLDRQELIRLADLDDDATAPYFSTVLAPAARGDQAGGRL
- a CDS encoding energy-coupling factor ABC transporter ATP-binding protein, with protein sequence MSALLAAVDLTAGFHDHVVLRDATLRIAAGRRIALLGANGSGKTTLLRCLSGALRPSAGRVEVGGRPLSHDRASLRAHRRLVQLVLQDPDAQLFSADVTQDVSFGPLNLGLDDSAAWARVEEALDLLSITHLAERPTHHLSYGERKRVAIAGAVAMRPEVLLLDEPTAGLDPMGVGELLDTLRRLDTTVVLATHDVDLALAWADEVAVVCGGAVTQGDPALLGDADLIGRARLRMPWQLELVARLGLPAAPAARTMDDVVSRLGTQR